Below is a window of Melospiza georgiana isolate bMelGeo1 chromosome 18, bMelGeo1.pri, whole genome shotgun sequence DNA.
CTAGAAGCAGGAGGTGGAGATGACAGTTTTCAGATTCCTCTACTTTCCAGCAtcttttggtggtttttttatttgttttttttttaccttttaaaaaagattttaacCATTGACTGGTTTGAGACAAAAATATGGGTCTCATTGCAAGTATCAATTGCAAGTCTAAGTTGGCTTAGACTGTTGAGCTCTTAATTTGGATAAGAATCCTTCTAATCCATTTTATCaggtgctgtcagcagcaggcacagattctgcagcagtggctggaaaTGAGCACACAGCCAGGAGCCCAGGATGGTGTGCAAGGAGTTCAGGAAGAATTGGGTCAGGTGTGTACACAGCATTTAAACTGAAGCTACTAAAGTGATTAGCACTGTGCCTAAAGGCTGATGGTAGCTGTGAGGAATTGTGTAGTAAGCCATTAGTAAAATGCCAAGGGAAATTTGTAGTCAGAAGTAGGCTGAGGAGCAGAAGAGGCTGTGTAGATGCCTCTTCCTGTTGTTCAGAAATGCAACTCCTGCTCCAGTAGACCTCTCTGAGGCTATTTCCGAGGTATAGATCAAGCTTTCATAGACTcaatctcaattttttttctgcaatttctCGAGACAACTCCCTGTGTGCAGactggccctgccctgccttcaGGCCCCAGGTTCACAGAGCCAGGTGTGGGTACTGGTACCTCTGAGCTGTTCCTCAGTGACAGTCTGCCACGTACTGGCCCTCAAGTGAGACAACACAAAAGCTGCTGGGGCATCTCTTGCTGTCCAAAAGACTAAATATTGTCTGACCTTACACACTTATGTTGATGCTGATGCACTGGTGTTCCTtgcagctgcaggtgaggaTCAGCACTCTCACCAAAGCACAGCTGGCTGAGAGACAGCACGTGCAGGCCCTGCTCGCCCGCCTGCGAGACATCCAGCTGGCCCTGGACCTGTAGGATCTACCaactgcccagctcaggggtAGGACTTTTGGCCCTTTCATAGCAGGGGACAATGGAAGAGATGTATCCATTCACTTGGTTCTATGTATGGAATTTATATTTGATAAATTAAGTGAAaataatttggctttttttattgTTACTGTAGCTGGAGCTATTGTTGCAAACTGGAGCTACACCTACCTCATGCTGCACTTGCAATACCTAGTTTAGGTTACCTGTCATGCCACAAAGATAAGCAACACAGATAAGActctttatttcaaaatgtttgcAATTAAATGAGTTCATGTCAGTAAGTCATACACTTTGACATACAAAAATACCGTGCTACTGATACAGTTGAATTAAATGGATTCTCCATGCAGGAGAAATTCACAGCATTATCAGTACCCTCGAGGAACTTTTTCACTCCTGGGGTGCATTGCTGGCCCCTGCATCACAAGCAATGTTGGTTTATTAGCTCACTCTGCACAGTATTAAAACCACCATAAACAGCCACTTGCATGCTGAATCCTCTCTTCCTTCTGAGGTTTCTAATAAAGCAAACATCAAGCAACCCATCCTCCATCACTAGGCTAATATGTACCTTCAGATACTATGGATGATGCTGCTGAGTAGGAAGAAATTAAAGCTTAAACTTCCTTTGGCTCTGTCTGGATGTCATAGACCcagtggaaaagaaggaaaagattcAGTTGTCTTTTTCTCTCATCCACTGGAACAAATTTGCTTTCTCTTGTTAACATGACACTGAAGTTTAATCAAAAAGATCACCCAAACTTTATCCTCTCAGAGCTGATATTTGCCTTACTCTTTTCTCACTCTCAAAGCTTTAAAAAGACTTGTATCTGGTACTATACTGCTGCAGGAGTAAACTTGCTAATACCAAGAACTTTAACAAGATAGGTGGCTGAGAGCCACTTCAAGCTTTCAAACTCCTCCCTGTGTGAGGAAACACTGACTCCTGGAGCCAAATGAATTTTCTCCTGCTTGTCACCCAAACAGCCACCCTCATCTGACTCATGCCTGGCTACATCACTTAGAGGCAGTTTATCATCCCTTCCTTCCCGATGACAAGCTAAGCATACAGGACTTGGCAAACTGGACATTTGTACAACAAAATTATATTCTATTTTCTGCAGTGCATACAAAGAAGGGTTTCTTTAGGAGATCAGAGCCTGTCATCTCCTTGAAGTAGCAGAAAAGTAGCTCAAGCAAGGAAGTAGTAGGAGAAATCTTTCAGAAAGCACAAAGGCAGGTTTCATAAGCGTGTCCACTCCAACAAGCTCTGGATAGCAAAATCATGTTTGAGTGCTGGGACTTGAAACAGTTTAttctcaaaaaacaatttacattgCTTTAAAACTCAATTCCTCTTCACTTTGGCAGTGGTTTTTGTCAGTGCCACATGCAGTAGATCCAAAGTGTTAGATTTTAACTCTTCTTGATGTGAAGTTGCAGAAGCTTTAAAATTTTACAGTGGATTAAGCTTCAGCACAAAGATTTTAGCCCCCAGCACATTCCTAGCATTAAGTATGAGGGTACAAGTCAGAGCCagtgtgtttttttgttttgtattttgaatAAGATGAAGTTGTTGCCCAGTCAAGGGAGGGCCAGATTGGCACCTGGGAAGCAACACgggatttctttaaaaagccataaatattttaaacacagTCAGTGCATAGGGCATTTCACTCTGTACAATAAAAATTGGTCCTGAAGTAGCTGAAGCTGTCCTTTAACAGAGGAACTAATTCTTCAAGAATTTAGTGACAAAGTAACAAGATACAtagcagaaaggaaaagcacaCTTTAGTTGCCATCACATCACCTGGCAAAAATATGCCCTGTGTCTTCTAACTCCTTAATCCAAGAGATGAAGTTAACTGTCtttcataaaaacaaaaactttaAGGCCTGGaatagcaaaataaaaccaTGGATTAGGAAGAGGACACAGAGCTTTGTctgtctttaaaaaagaaaagaaaattgcaaGATGACAAGTTCTGTTGTCTGGAATGTAGATACTGTTTTCAGGTTTAAAATACACTGCAAAGCCATTTTTAAAGCAGCAATGTCAGGCAAAAGAATTAAAGTTTTTTAACAGTACAAAACTCAGGATGAGGGATGAGTGTCACTCATTGTACTGACTGACTGTTGtacattttgctttgtttgggCCACGAAGCCACACCAGCAAATTTCACTGTTTGGCCATCTGTGCATTCAGAGACTGCTTTTATCTAGTAATTTGGGTGGAGTTtcttagaataaaataaatatgagaATATATTCTTTACTCAAGGTCTGTAAATCAGATTCTGTAGATACAAGGTACAAGGTCTGACTCAGCCTGTCAGTGTCCCTTTAACTACAGGTAATCTCTACCTCCACCCTTTCCTACTGCACCTGCCTAGCAAGGCTTAAAAGGGACTTAGAGGCTCTAAGAAGAACATAATTATCCTGTGGCACATTCAGGGCAGAACATGAAAGACtacaggcacagggtgggccTGAAACCACCATGGGCAACATCGTTAAAGGCAGCTGTACCCAATACATCCATGATCATTCAATTCAGTTTCTACATTCAGCAGCAGGTAAATGTAGACCAAATATTTTCAAGTTTAATGCAGCAGTGAcatctttcttcctcctcacccAGGTCCTGCTGAGTGATACAAACTTGATAAGTGAAACACTCAGTGGTGTGAAAAAAGTCCCTTTTTATAGAAAATCTTCTTGCTGAGACAGTTCCTATAGAGAGCCCAGTGCTTCTCCAAAGCGGATTTTCTGTCCAGCCTTGAGGTTGAATCTGAAGTCCTTGGGTGCCTCAAAGATTAGTACAATTGTAGAGCCTAAGTTAAATTCCCCTAAATGTTCCCCTTTCCTCATGGGGATTCCCTCCTTGTTGTTGTTGGATATGAAGCTGAAGTCATTGTAGGAACCTTTAGAGTAACTTGGACTGTTCGTGTGCAAGTCCTGTacagagaaggaagaagagaaggatTTCAGTGCTCTGTATTCCTTCATCACCACAGCTGTGGACTGTACACACTCTCACATTTTCCATGCACAAACTCACAGTTCAAAGGTGCAataggaatattttttaaattgtctaTATTGGAGACAACACTGTTTAAATCAGTCTTAGAGTATCAGTACTGTGAAACACCCTAATTTCAGggtaataatttttctttttaaattttgttatgCTGCATCAACCTCAGCCATTAACAAAAAGGTGCCTGCTATGATCCTGCTCACCTGGTCAAAGTAGATGCGGATGGAGCCCACGTTTGTTGCTCCTACAGCTGTTAGTGAGAAGAAGCCATGTTTCCAGTCACCTGTAAGGACAACCCGTTCATTGTGGCAGAACAGCTCCTTGATCCAGCGAGCTACTCCAGGATTGACAGACATCAGAGAGCctgaagaaatgagaaaatgctCAGGTTAGGTTGTCTGGTTTGTAGTGATACTGTAACTCAGATGGTGTTTTCAGTTTAACTGGAGCTGATCCAGTAAACAGCTCTGTCAGTTATTTGTAGGAAGAGAGGCAAGTGCCAGGCAGAGCAAATGAAAGAGAAGTCTGTGCTGAAAACAAAGGGGTCACAGAAGGATGTGTGTGGTGGGTCAGTCTCTTTCTCATGGTGTTTGAAACCAAATCCAAATACTTAGGATTTTGCTAGCTACCAAGAAGTAAAATATTCTTATCTGCAAGAACAtctgatcccagctccaggagtgtAACTGTTCAGTAGCATTTTCTTTGCCAAGCACAAGCAGAGATCATCCTTTAGGCTACTGTTTGGTGTGAGCTGCAGAACTTTCTATATTTCAGGTGCAAACTAAATAAACAGTGTTTGGGAACAAATCAGCTCAGCTTGAATCAAGGGGTACTTCAAACAAACAATTTGAATACAATATTACTGTTTTCACTATTTTTATGTGATTTGCTCTGGTAAACTCTACAGCTGCAAAACTCATTACTGTTTGAGACAAATCACTTTTCTACCATTGTCTATCATATTACTGTCCAACTTCTGCACTGGTGTGTCTCATTGTGCAGAGGCCCATAGCAGTGCTTCCCTccatggctgctctgcagctgtttCCTGGGAACAGAAACCAACCTGGGAAGTGCCGTCGGTGTGACACCGTCCAGTCTGTGGGCGAGTGGAAGCAGTGATAATCCCCTGGTGCAAGGTAAATTACACAGTGGTAGAGCTCATTCCCCTCCTTTGTGACCAGTTGTTTCTGAAAAGAGTTACCAGGTGGGGCTGCagaaaaagcagggaaaggaaggggtTAAAGATATTCCTCCTGAAGTCATCTACCTTAGCCAGGCAGTCTGTGTTAGAGCCAGTGCAATAGCAGAGGATTAAATGCAGCTCATGTGGATTGGTGAGACTACAAAAACATAGCTTTCATGCAGAAATCCAATATTTCCAAATGTTCCTTTCCCTTTACAAGAAAATTAGATCCTGGATTGTTTCAATCACAGtgaaaaatttccttttggagTTTGCCCTTCCATAAGCAAAACAGCAGAACTGAAATCCAGTACAACAGAATTTTTACTAAAGCTATCCTTTAAGAACAGAATTTGTGAAGAGTCCTCTAAGTCATCAGACAGGAAGTGCTTGAGCATGGATCTTGTTAAGATCCAGTTTTTGCTAGCCAGTGCTTGGGCCCATTTCAGTGTGACTGCAGGAGTGCTGCAGCTATGGTGTAGCAACAGATCTTGGAATCAAGTGTAGGAACCAAGCACCAAGCAACTCAGTTCAGATAATCAGAATGAGCCAGGCATGACTGCATAAAGCCACTGGTGAGGAAGAACTAGAACAGTGACATGGTTACCCACAAATTAAACCAAAAATCAGACCTGCTTTTGTTCCTGACAATGCaagaaaatgttacattttttcATCTCTCTTATGATTTCTGAGAACACTGGAAGGGCACAGCAGAATAAATGCAGAACTGACACAGAACTTACCCTGGCTAAAATGCATTTCCTCTGTGGAGATGCGAGGTCCTAAGAAAGATTCCAGAGAATAAGTAACGCCTTTTACTTGCTCCACTTCACAATTTTTTACCTGTCCGAAATTAAGGATCTTTCCATCAGAGGGACTAATctacagcaaagagaaaaaaggaaccAGTCAGCAGTTCATGAAGTCCTCATGAAGCAGTGCCATTCCTCTGGGGGCTGAGGGAAGTGGCAGTGCAGGGTGAAGCCCTCCCTGCCTTTCACTCACCACGCTGTGCACGCAGCACACCGGCCGCGCCTGCGGTTTCAGCTTCCTGCGGAAGAACTCGCTGAGGTTCCTGTAGTGGTGCAGATcctccacagctgcctcctTCATGTTCACCCCGAAGGTCCAGATGTACAGGCTGTACACCGGCTTCCTCAGCCACGTGGGCAGCTCCACCTGGTTCAGGCGGCCCCAGGCTCGCGAGAGCAGCCGCGTGGGGACCGACTTGTACAGGGCAACCTGAGGGGACAATGGCAGCAGGTCAGTGCTCTGCCCACTGATGGCTTCCTTACTTCTGTCACAGGAAGGATCAGACTGTTCTGCAAACCCCTCCCTTGAATTCATGTAGCCTTTACGGCAGCAAAAAATTTACACTGCACTTCATCGTCATTCCCTCCATTCTGGTGAGATCAGACAAGAGACAGGATGAAACTTTATATAACTTTAAAGTGAAGCCAGAATTTCCACTCCTTTGCAGGCTGAAGCTCCACACTGAAGTTACTGCAAACTGTCCAATGTGAGGCTTACAGAAAAAAGAGACATTGCACATATTATAGCAGAACGCTCATCAGAAAGGCTTAACATTACCAATGTATACATTTTTGTGAATAACTAAATGAAAATTGACTGGAAAATAACTTCTCAGTGTTGGGTGACATGTTCCCCAGACTGAGGGTGCTTCCCACACCCAGTACTGTGTGTTGTATGCTCTAATGAGTATACAAGTACCATCAAAGAAATATACCCACTGGATGCAGCTACACAGGTATAAACCTATACCAGCCTTACTCCTTCTCTTGCAACAATGGGAGCTGCTAATTGCAAGAATATTAAAAGCCTTTATTTCTGTAGAGATACACCATTGGACTTGCACCAAAAGCCAAGTTTtagcaagaaaaacaaatgaaacaaagttGGCAAGAGGTATCTGCTGTTGATGGAAGTGGAGAGATCACAACATCTTTCTGTTGATAATTCCAGCAGACAGCTCTTCTGGGGTTTGTGGTGCTTGCTGTCAGCCAGGAAGCTCACATGGCTATGATGTAACTGGGGGAAGCTGGGGAATATGGACCAAGGGAACTGAACACTCTGAAACCAGTTTTGCAAAGGAAGTGGTGATCTGCTGACTGCTGTTTTTGAACAGCTACATTCAACTTGCAGCTAAACCCTGGGATTTTTCTTAGTGAGAGTCATTTGTTCTCAATCATATCCTTCATGATTAAGTCTTGCAAAACACAGCCATAAACACAAGCAGAAGTATGCACTGGCTCCATCATACCAAATACAACAAATTAAGATTTCACTTACAAATCACCATCCTGTGTACATACAGGGATATTTCAGAAAGGAAGTACCAACCTAATCTTACTCAGATAAAACCATCTAAATGAACAGTGTTTTAGGTTATATAAGCtgaaatactgaagaaaaaaaaaagttgccaTTTAATTTGACATGCCCTGTACTGTATTAATTTCTAAAAGCTGTTTTCCACCAACATCAAAAATGTACATACACCTATAAAATCACACCAATTGTCATAAGCAGTATTTCCTAGCAGCCCCTTCTCTTCAATGGAGCCTGGTTTTCAAGCTGATGGGATCAGACAGAACAGATGTTCAATGAAATAGGCTTAAGAATGGCAATTTTGTTCCTGTTTGCAATCAAAATACTTACTTGGTTGTTGGATTCTGAAATTGCATGATTGTGGGGAGAATTACTACGAGCAAGGCATCCCATACCCCGGTCTCAACAGTGACAGAGCAGAGATTTGTGTATCATTTGGACATGCTGGACTACAAATGCTCAATGAACTTGAGGAACAAACCCTCTTGGTGcgaaaataacaaaaacaagaGACCATTTCAACAGGACCAGGAAAAGGAACTTGCCAAAAGGTTTGGTCTTCCTTGTCCGAGCCCTGATACTGTGATGTGACTGAATTCCTTCAGAAGTTTCTGTTAACTTTCCCTGACTACTAGAGGACAAAGTAATTCTCTGCTCCTTAACAAGGCACTTGTCTGTGAGGCAATTGATCAACACAACCACAGTGAAAACTAAACAGAAGCACGAATTGCAGCTCTGCTTTCACAGCAGTGATCAGCAGGCTGCCCTGCATGCAGCAGCTCtccccccagctgctgccagctccaggacaCAGCTCCCAGATGTGGCACATGAGAGAGAGCTGCTCACACTTACCCTGCTCATAGGCCTCCATCCCACTCTGGTCAAGGGTTTAAGAGCACCGAAAGGCAGAAGGTAATAGAGAATAGTCAGAGGCCAAGAACGGAGTTTCAGAGCAGGCCTAGACATACAGCTCAGCTGGCCCAACCTTCGCCTCAGGGCCAGCTGGGGGAATTGCAACCTGAAAGATTACATACACAACATCAGAGGGTCAGGCATCTCAGCTGCAGAGCCACCAGCTTCCGACAGCTGGGTCAGTTATTCCTGCTAAATGTTTCTTAATCTTTCATACTACAAGTCTTTACTCCTTTGATTGGTTCTTCCCCTTCCCAAAATAGAACAGTTTATCTAAAAAGTCCAGATAATGGTGTTCACCCTCATAGGTCACGTTTTATGAATGACACCCTCAAAAATTAAAGGTAAGACCAGTTTCCAGGTCTTAAAGCCTTCACTGAGTATCCTGGTTCTGAATAGGGAACATGTGGACAAAGCCAATATTTCTACTACTGCACAACAATCTAGTCTCTGTAGCCCAATAATCAACTCCCCTCATAACCAGCTGCATCTCTGATTTTTTTAGTTACATGGGTGTCCTGACTGAGAGAGACCTCATTTTGCACAAATATCATGGGGAGAAGTTGACCTAACTCTCACAGGGAAAAGCTGCTCAGCTTCTTAGCAGAGGACAGACGTTAGGGGCCTCAGTTCAGATCCTTGCAGGAGGTCTGGATGCAAAACCCTTCAGGTCCCCATTTATTCTTTGGCTTCTACTCATGAAAAAGCCACTGGCATTTCCCAGGTCACATTATCAAATGGAAATCTGTCTACCTGAGGGCAAACTATTGAAATGACTGACTGAACTCCTGGCTAGGAGACTGTTCTGCAAGCAGGACACAGCGACGTGCGCACACAAACCGAAGTGGCACAGTCTGGCCGCTCCCAACAGCTCACTCTCTCAAGGGATCCTGTGACATGAAAGAGAAACTACAAAATATTGCATATGTCTTTCCAAGATGGAAAGAAGCTGAGAATTTAAAAGGAAGTTTTCTTGTCAACTCGTTCTTTTCAAAACTTGGATCAGAATTAAAATATCAGGCAGGTATAACTGTCACCATTTTGGGATGCAAGATGGTGCTTTTGGCTCAGAgatgtttttttctgcagtgaacACAACTTCTTTCCACTGAAGAACTAATAAATAGAGAATGATCTGTGCATCTTAATGCAACAAGGAAAAAGAACTCTG
It encodes the following:
- the LOC131090962 gene encoding phosphatidylserine decarboxylase proenzyme, mitochondrial isoform X2, whose protein sequence is MCQSNTLQGPELHTGKWLQFPQLALRRRLGQLSCMSRPALKLRSWPLTILYYLLPFGALKPLTRVGWRPMSRVALYKSVPTRLLSRAWGRLNQVELPTWLRKPVYSLYIWTFGVNMKEAAVEDLHHYRNLSEFFRRKLKPQARPVCCVHSVISPSDGKILNFGQVKNCEVEQVKGVTYSLESFLGPRISTEEMHFSQAPPGNSFQKQLVTKEGNELYHCVIYLAPGDYHCFHSPTDWTVSHRRHFPGSLMSVNPGVARWIKELFCHNERVVLTGDWKHGFFSLTAVGATNVGSIRIYFDQDLHTNSPSYSKGSYNDFSFISNNNKEGIPMRKGEHLGEFNLGSTIVLIFEAPKDFRFNLKAGQKIRFGEALGSL
- the LOC131090962 gene encoding phosphatidylserine decarboxylase proenzyme, mitochondrial isoform X1 encodes the protein MVRCYKALSNPPPSCYNLRKVKIHVRRLRSGNGGSSSCAGDQHPQLESPGPAGSAGGTPSRRTRFRLQFPQLALRRRLGQLSCMSRPALKLRSWPLTILYYLLPFGALKPLTRVGWRPMSRVALYKSVPTRLLSRAWGRLNQVELPTWLRKPVYSLYIWTFGVNMKEAAVEDLHHYRNLSEFFRRKLKPQARPVCCVHSVISPSDGKILNFGQVKNCEVEQVKGVTYSLESFLGPRISTEEMHFSQAPPGNSFQKQLVTKEGNELYHCVIYLAPGDYHCFHSPTDWTVSHRRHFPGSLMSVNPGVARWIKELFCHNERVVLTGDWKHGFFSLTAVGATNVGSIRIYFDQDLHTNSPSYSKGSYNDFSFISNNNKEGIPMRKGEHLGEFNLGSTIVLIFEAPKDFRFNLKAGQKIRFGEALGSL